Part of the Lysobacter enzymogenes genome is shown below.
CTGGTGCAGGCGGACCGGCTCGAAGAAGCCGCTGCGTTGTTGCCGCCGGAGCGGCCGTACCTGCCGCTGACCGAGGTTTGATGCGAGAGGGCCTTCAGGCCCGATGCGTTCGGTCCAGGTACCGCGACCTGAGCCGAAAGCATCGGGCCTGAAGGCCCTCCCACAGAAACAGTCGCGGCAGCTCGAAGCAGCGGCGGCGCCCGAAGGCGCCGCCGGCGACGCTCACGCCAGCGCCAGGTCGGTCTGCGGCGCGCGCCGCTGCCCGGCCAGGAAGCGCAGCGCCCAGCCGGCGAAGTAGCCGGCGCTGAAGCCCGACACCACCAGGTCCCAACCCAGCGCGCTGGCGTGCAACTGCGGCTGGACCGCGGCGATCACCTGCAGCGCGTAGTGCGCGCCGAAGATGCCGAGGTTGCGCAGCAGCGGCAGCGCGCTGCCGGGCTGGCGCACCAAGCGGCGCTGGTGGTCGAAGGCCAGCGCGGCCGGGTTCAGCGACCACACCCCGAGCGCGCCGCCGATCGCCGCGCCGAGGAACCAGCGGCTCAGCGTCTCCAGCGGCGCGCCGGAGTGCCCGGCCAGCCCGATCAATCCCCAGGCGATGAACACCGCCGGCACCGCCCACACCCGCGCCAGCGATTGCACGCCGGTGCGCAGGCGGCGCAGGCCGAGGTACAGCAGGACCGCGAAGATGGCGTAGACCCACAGCGGGGTGCCTTGCAGGAGATGGCTGAGGAACATGGCGGCGGGCCTCGGTGAGAAAGATGCGGCGGGCGGAAGGGCGGGGTTCGTACCGGCGGGCAGGGCCGCCGGGTACGGTGCATATGCTCGGCCTCGGGCCGGCGCGATCGCAGGCCCGACGGTCACCGATGCGGCCTGCCGGAAGTCATCGCGTGGGCCGGGTGGCGACGCGGCCGGCGGGTGGCGTAGCCGGCGGGCAGGGCGGCCCGGAAGCAGGCCTGGGCACCAGTCAGGTGCCGATTTGGAATTTTTAAGACGTCTAACTGGACGCACTACGTCACATTCGTGAGCGAGTGGATGACGTGCCTGGGCGATTCCCGCCCAGCCGGGCAAAGCGCCCGGTTTTATGAACACGTTCACATTTTGGCACCTGTGAATCACATCGCACTAACAAACCAATCTGCGACATAAATCACGCTTGTGGCACGGATTGTGCGTGATCTGGCCGGAGCGCCGGATCCCCCGGCGCCGACTCCCTTCGGACACCTTCCATGCGCAAGCTTCCGACCGCTCTCCTGGCCGCCGCTCTGCTGGCCGGCCTGCCGCTGCTCGCCCAGGCCGAGTCGCAGTACACGACCGGCACCGCCTCGCCGATCACCGCCACCGCCCGCCTCGACTTCCAGATCACCGTGCCGAAGATCCTGTTCCTGCGCGTCGGCGCCGGCGCGGACTACACCAACACGGCCACCATCAACCAGATCGCCTTCACCGTGCCGGCCGCCAACGTCGGCAACGGCGCCCCGGTCGCGGCCACCGCCGCCTCCGGCGACCTCGGCAACGGCGCGGTCACCGCCAAGCTGGTCGGCAACAACGGCACCATCGCGCTGTCGTCCTCGACGGTCGGCGCGCTCGGCAACGGTTCGGGCGACAGCATTTCCTACAGCCAGATCCAGACCACCACCGCGGTCAACACCACCGCCACCGCGCTGACCGCCCCGGCCCTGGCCGACGGCGCCGTCACCAGCACCAACGTCGCGCCGGTCGCCGGCAGCAAGGTGGTCAACCTCGACGCGCGCTGGACCTACGCCTACCTCAACGGCGCGGTGGTCGCGCCGGGCACCTACGGCGGCGTCAACGCCAACAACAGCCGCGTCACCTACACCGCGTCGATGCCGTAAGCGCGATGCGATGCGTCGCGCGCCGGCGTCGCCGGCGCGCGACTCCGGCGCCGCCGCCACCGCGGCGCCTTCCCCGGAGACCCGTCATGACCGCACCCATGCGCGGCCAGGCCCTGGGCCTGTGCGCCGCCGTTCCGCTCGCCGCAACGCTGGCCGGATTCGCGCTGGCGGGATTCGCGCCGGCCGCGGCCGCGTTCACCGCCAACTTGAATCCCGGCACGCGCGCGATCTACCTGCGCGTCGGCGACGGCGTCTACACCGGCAGCTACACCGGCAACGGCACGCCCGGCAACGGCGGCGGCATCGACGTGGTGTCGGTGACGGTGCCGGCGGCCGCGCTCGGCAACGGCGTGGATCAGGTCATGACGACCACCGCGTCCTCGGGCGTCAGCAACTACGACAGCTACGCGTTCTGCAACGTGCCGGCGCAGATCTACGTCGGCGGTTTCTACCGCCGCAGCGGCAGCGGCGGCGCCGCCAGCCTCACCGCGACCGTGCCGGCCGGCCTTACCAACGGCCAGGGCCAGACCATCGCGTTTTCGCAGATTTCCTGGACCGCCAGCGGCAACGGCGACACCGGCGCGCAGCCGATCCCGGCCGGCACCTTCCAGCCCGGCAACCAGTTGCTGGCGAGCTTTCCGATCAACACCTGGCGCGAGAGCTGCCACACCTTCCGCTACGCCAACGACGCGGTGGT
Proteins encoded:
- a CDS encoding DUF6622 family protein, translating into MFLSHLLQGTPLWVYAIFAVLLYLGLRRLRTGVQSLARVWAVPAVFIAWGLIGLAGHSGAPLETLSRWFLGAAIGGALGVWSLNPAALAFDHQRRLVRQPGSALPLLRNLGIFGAHYALQVIAAVQPQLHASALGWDLVVSGFSAGYFAGWALRFLAGQRRAPQTDLALA